The Canis lupus dingo isolate Sandy chromosome 7, ASM325472v2, whole genome shotgun sequence DNA window CCTACCTTCCTGGGCCTTGAGCATTCCTCAGCCAGGAAGATGTAATGTCCCCTTGACCTCTCTCACAATAAGATCCTTTACCAAATAAGGTGACTTGGGAGTGAGGAACCTTGACTTTCCCACTCACTTCCAGACCCCAAAGGAGACAGACAGCAGCTGGCCAGAGAAGAGCCTTTAATGAAAGATGAGTTGCAGGCCTGGCCCACTACTCTTGCGCCCTTGGTGGAGGGTGGGCAAGGGTAGGAGTgtagggagggaagcagggggatggggaaggaCGCTGGCCACTGGGGGTGTCTGCTCAACTGTTTTCCCAGAAGAAGTTGTTACAGGCCACTGTGAGGGCAGCCACCAGCACCACATACTCCTGGAAGTCCACCTCCCCATCTCCATTCTCATCTAGCTCTTTCATCACCTTGTCCACAGCATCCGCATCCTTCTGGGCCTGtggagggaggagatggagaggtGGGTACATTGGGAGATAGATAGTATGGAATTGGGCTAGGGAGGTGGGTGattgggaggaaggagggagaactACATCTAATTATGGGACTGTTCTGAATCCTCTTTaacacttgggcagcccaggtggctcagcggtttagcgctgccttcagtccagggcctgatcctggagtccagggatcaagtcccgcgtagggctccctgcatggagcctgcttctccctctgcctgtgtctctgcctttctctctgtgtgtctctcatgaataaataaataaaatcttaaaaaaaaaacaacaaaaaacaactaacaCTTGTGGCCTTCTGTTACCCACCAAATAAGCTCCTTAACAAGGCAGAGTAATAACAACATTGATGACCGTATGGTGAGTGCTTATATAAGAGTAGTACACTCGAAGCTTTACAAGCATTGTCTTGTAAAATTGTTAATTCTAGCACAAATGCTAGAGGAATAAACAAATTAACAGTTGGTGGTTAAATAATGTGCCCAACTCACACAGCTGGAAGGTGACAGGATCAGAACCGAAACCCCAGGACTGATAAAACCTCGAAGCTGGTGCACTTACTACACTTACTACTGGCTTCTGTATCATAGAGCCCCTGTCAGCATTTGCAGCCTACTTTTCTGCATCTTTCATTCGGGTCAAAACTACTGAGCgtgctccatatttttttttcatgcttttgtttATGCAGATACCTCCTAAAATGCCTACATTTACCCTAATAATATTCCAAAGGAAATCCACAGCTCAAGTGCCCCGTCTTTGGAGAAGCCCCGTTCAGTCAGGTTACTATTGT harbors:
- the S100A1 gene encoding protein S100-A1, coding for MGSELETAMKTLINVFHAHSGKEGNKYKLSKKELKELLQTELSGFLDAQKDADAVDKVMKELDENGDGEVDFQEYVVLVAALTVACNNFFWENS